A genomic segment from Arcobacter sp. CECT 8986 encodes:
- the rpsM gene encoding 30S ribosomal protein S13, with the protein MARIAGVDLPNKKRMEYALTYIYGIGLHNSRLILDAVGIDYNKRSHELTEDEAAAIRKEIQEHYMVEGDLRKKVAMDIKSLMDLGSYRGLRHRKGLPCRGQKTKTNARTRKGKKRTVGAAAK; encoded by the coding sequence ATGGCTAGAATTGCAGGTGTTGATTTACCAAATAAAAAAAGAATGGAGTATGCTTTAACATACATTTATGGTATTGGTTTACATAACTCTAGATTAATCTTAGATGCTGTTGGAATTGATTACAACAAAAGATCTCACGAGCTTACAGAAGATGAAGCTGCAGCTATCAGAAAAGAAATCCAAGAACACTACATGGTAGAAGGGGATTTAAGAAAAAAAGTTGCAATGGATATTAAATCATTAATGGATTTAGGTTCATACAGAGGTTTAAGACATAGAAAAGGTTTACCTTGTAGAGGGCAAAAGACTAAAACTAATGCTAGAACTAGAAAAGGTAAAAAGAGAACTGTTGGTGCAGCAGCGAAGTAA
- the rpmJ gene encoding 50S ribosomal protein L36 yields the protein MKVRASVKKMCDKCKVIKRKGIVRVICDNKKHKQRQG from the coding sequence ATGAAAGTAAGAGCTTCAGTTAAAAAAATGTGTGATAAATGTAAAGTTATCAAAAGAAAAGGGATCGTAAGAGTAATTTGCGATAACAAAAAACACAAACAAAGACAAGGATAA